The genomic window CAGCACAAGGCCGAAGCACCAGCACACAGAAATCAGACGACGCAGCGCGGCGCAGTATCTGTTCAGATGCAAAATGTGCAATCGCATAATCATGGAGCGGGTTGGGTGGAGTGGTCTCGTTAATGGTTCCATAAAATGGCCCGTAAATATGCGCTGAAGAGACATAAGCAAAGCGCTTAACGCCGGCGGATTTGGCTTTTTTCACAAGGGCGGCCATTCCCTGGGTCGCCTGACGAAACGCGCGGCCAGCATCCAGGAAGTCTTCATCCACGATCCCGGAGCAGTGCACTAACGTGCTGCTTCCGTCCAAATCAAGCGCTGCAATACTGTCTGGATCGGAGAGATCCACATGGCGGTCGTGAGCATTCCCCCGGCCGCAGGTAAGGACAGGATGCTCATGAACGATCCGGTGATAGACTGCTGCGCCAATGAGTCCAGTGTGGCCCAAGAATGCAACTTTCATATCGCCACCTCAAAGGAGTCCGCGTAAAGATTCCATGCCATGATAAACAGGGTCGAAATCAGGGTTGCCAGCATCTTTCTGCGAAATATGTTCTACCGGCAAAGGCCATTGAATGGAAAAACGAGGATCATTAAATCGAATACCACGCTCCTGGTCTGGGGAGTAGGGCGAGGAAACAAGATAAAAGACTTCCGTGTTGGCATCCAGCGTTATGAATCCGTGAGCGCACCCGCGAGGGATATAAAGCATGGTGTGGTTTGCGGCAGTAAGTTCGACACCAAACCATTGACCAAACGTGGATGAGTCAGGTCTTAAATCCAGCGCAACATCATAGAGCGCCCCAGATGTGCAGCGTACCAGCTTTACTTCTGCTGCTGCTCCCAGCTGGTAGTGCATTCCTCGCAATGTTCCCTTATTGATGCTGAGTGATGCATTGGCTTGTACAAATCTTGTTTCCAGTCTGTGGGCGGAAAACTCGGACTCGCAGAAAAGCCGGGCAAAAAAACCTCGGGAGTCACAGCGCTCCTCGGGACGGATTACAAAAACGCCCTGAATTGGTGTTTCCTGAAATATCATGCTCTCTCTATATAGCGTTGGATTTGTTCCAGCGAGACTTCGCGTGCATTTTCTCCGGCATTCACTCGACGATACCATTCCGCTGTCCATTCAAGCGCCTTGTGCGCTGTGAGGGCCGGTCGCCAATGGAGCGAGGCTGTTGCGAGACTGGCGTCAAGAGACAATACTGGCATTTCCGCAAAAACGGGGTCTTTCGATGCGACCCATCCGTGGGATGCCCCAAGGGACCTGGCCATGATGTCAGCCACCTGCGAAACCGTCAGCTCGTCCCCTGCGGAAGGCCCGAAGTTTAAAGCCTTAGGCAGATCTTTGTTCCCCGAAGACAATGCTTCAAGAAATACGAGGTAGCCAGCCAGAGGTTCAAGGACATGCTGCCAAGGGCGCGTAGCGTTCGGATAACGCAGTTCTACAGGCCTCCCTGTCATGACGGCTCTCCAGACATCAGGAATCAGCCTGTCCTCGGACCAGTCTCCGCCGCCTATTACATTCCCAGCGCGTGCAGTTGCTACTTCCACTCCAAGATCAGTGAAGTAACTATGCGTCCAGCTTGCAGTGACAAGCTCAGCCGCAGCTTTTGAAGCAGAATATGGATCGTGGCCTCCCAGTGGATCGTTTTCTGAAAAAGGCTTTCCGGTGGAAGTATTCCGATAGACTTTGTCTGTAGTAATAATAAGCACTGCTTTGAGACCTGGCGTTCCCCGCAAGGATTCAAGAAAATTGGCCGTCCCCATCACATTGACCGCAAACGTCTCCAATGGATCACGGTATGAGCGTCGGACCAGCGGCTGTGCTGCCATATGTATGGCGATCGTTGGTTGAAATGACTTTATTGCATGCCTGACAACATTCCGATCGCGAATGTCCCCAAACTCCGACGCTGACTTTTGAAAGGGGCTTAGAAGTTCAAAAAGGTTGGGTTGAGACAATGGCGGTAAAGAGAGGCCATACACTTCGGCGCCCATTTTTTCCAGCCACAGCGAGAGCCATGCTCCTTTAAAACCAGAATGACCAGTCAAAAAAACCCGCTGACTGGACCAGAAATCCTGCGCAGGCAGGCGGCTTACTTCCAGATTTTCCATGGTGCATTGCCCTTTTGCCATAGTTCCTCTAAATAATTTTTGTCACGCAGCGTGTCCATCGGCTGCCAAAACCCATCGTGTTTAAAGGCATCCAGTTGGCCGTCCCGCGCCAGTCCCTCAAGAGGCTCTTTTTCCCATACAGTAGAATCCCCCGCAATACGTTGGATCACGCTGGGCTCCAATACGAAGAAACCCGCATTGATTCGCGCTCCCTCATCGCTGGGTTTTTCAGCAAAGCGCACCACGCGGTCACCCTCAGTGACCACGACTCCATAGCGGCTAGGAGGCCGAACTGCAGTCAGTGTAGCTTCATGGCCGCCACGCTTGTGGAACGCTATGAGAGCGGAGATGTCCAGATCAGCCAGTCCGTCTCCATAGGTCATGCAAAAGGGTTCATTTGGAGAGAGCAGATGCCCAATGCGCCGCAGCCGCCCGCCCGTCATGCTCTCTGCTCCGGTATCTACAAGGGTGACAGACCACGGTGGAAGATAGTTGTTTCCGAGATAATCAACTCTTCCACGGCTGAGATTAATCTTTACGTCGGACCGGTGCAGGACAAAATTGGCAAAATACTCCTTAATTACGTATCCCTTATATCCCAGGCAGATAATAAAGTCATGAATGCCGAAGTGGGAGTAAATCATCATGATATGCCACAGTATCGGCTGTCCACCTATCTCTACCATAGGCTTTGGTTTTATCTGTGTCTCCTCGGCAAGCCTTGTGCCGAGCCCACCTGCAAGAATGACTGCTTGCACTTTACCCCCTTCTGGAAACTACCTATATAACGTTAACCTGCTTTTCGATGAAAAGCGGCTGAACCGGCATTTACGAGCAGCCTTGTGTGATACTGCTGGATTTCTCGGAATCACCTGGAATGAATGTTTGAACGCCACTTAAAATCAATCATCAATGAGCGAAACAGGCGAAACAAAGGACTGAACGAAATCATGCAAATTACCACCAGAAAACAGCATATTGCATATTCCTGCAGATTCCGCCGCTTTCATATCTGATTCTTTGTCACCTATGAGAACACTTGCCTCTTTTCTGACTTCCCAAACTCGTAAAAGATCTAAAATCATTCCAGGGGCCGGCTTTCGGCATTCTGAAATCTGCCGATAAGGTTCTTTAATACCATCAGGATGATATGGACAATAGCGAATGTCATCAATCGTTCCACCAAACTGCTGGACTTCCCCTACGATTTGATGATGCAGGGCCTGGACATCACTTTCCGTAAAGAATCCTTTTGCAACGCCTGCCTGATTGGTAACCACGAATGCGTGGAATCCTGAATCTGTCGCGAGTCGAAGAGCTTCTTTTGCCCCAGGAAGCCATTGAAAACGATCCCGTGTTCCGACCCATCCCAAGTCTTCGTTCAGAACCCCATCACGGTCGAAAAATATAGCTGGTCTTAGTAGACGCGATCGCAGCTCACGTTGTGAGCGCTCATAATCTTCCGGAATGCCAATATCAATAAAATAACCTCGTGCGATTCTTCCTGATAACCGGTTATCTTTGGCCAGCTTTGGAAGAACGTCACGTTCGAGTGAACAATTTGATTTCAGGTAGTTAAAAACACCCTTGTTAAATATGTAAATGCCGCTACTAATCAGTCCGTCCCTGGTTCGCTCAGTTTTTTCATGGAAGGCTACAACCTTAGAATCCCGCAGTTCCACTGTCCCGTATCGGCCGCAGTCAGCCATGTGCCGGAGCAGAATACTTCCAATGCCGTAATGATCTTGACGTTCATAATCAGCAAAAAACCTTGCAAGATTTGTGTCAAACCAAGAATCGCCATTAATCAGGAGAAAGGTATCGTCCAGGAGTTCGCGAGCATACCACAATGCCCCACCCGTGCCGGCCGGTGACGGTTCAACGGAAAGACGGATTTTTAGTGGCTTCGGAAGCGTGGAAATGACCTCTTGGCAAAAAGCTTTTACGGCCTCAGATCTATAACCTGCCAGTAAGACAACATCATCAATTCCAAAACGAACCAGCTCGCGCAGAATCCAAGCAAGAA from Pseudacidobacterium ailaaui includes these protein-coding regions:
- the rfbC gene encoding dTDP-4-dehydrorhamnose 3,5-epimerase; amino-acid sequence: MDSGMVSSSECRRKCTRSLAGTNPTLYRESMIFQETPIQGVFVIRPEERCDSRGFFARLFCESEFSAHRLETRFVQANASLSINKGTLRGMHYQLGAAAEVKLVRCTSGALYDVALDLRPDSSTFGQWFGVELTAANHTMLYIPRGCAHGFITLDANTEVFYLVSSPYSPDQERGIRFNDPRFSIQWPLPVEHISQKDAGNPDFDPVYHGMESLRGLL
- the rfbF gene encoding glucose-1-phosphate cytidylyltransferase, with amino-acid sequence MQAVILAGGLGTRLAEETQIKPKPMVEIGGQPILWHIMMIYSHFGIHDFIICLGYKGYVIKEYFANFVLHRSDVKINLSRGRVDYLGNNYLPPWSVTLVDTGAESMTGGRLRRIGHLLSPNEPFCMTYGDGLADLDISALIAFHKRGGHEATLTAVRPPSRYGVVVTEGDRVVRFAEKPSDEGARINAGFFVLEPSVIQRIAGDSTVWEKEPLEGLARDGQLDAFKHDGFWQPMDTLRDKNYLEELWQKGNAPWKIWK
- a CDS encoding HAD-IIIA family hydrolase, whose product is MTIPRQCAVLVGGLGIRLGSLTAQTPKPLLSCGGRPFLAWILRELVRFGIDDVVLLAGYRSEAVKAFCQEVISTLPKPLKIRLSVEPSPAGTGGALWYARELLDDTFLLINGDSWFDTNLARFFADYERQDHYGIGSILLRHMADCGRYGTVELRDSKVVAFHEKTERTRDGLISSGIYIFNKGVFNYLKSNCSLERDVLPKLAKDNRLSGRIARGYFIDIGIPEDYERSQRELRSRLLRPAIFFDRDGVLNEDLGWVGTRDRFQWLPGAKEALRLATDSGFHAFVVTNQAGVAKGFFTESDVQALHHQIVGEVQQFGGTIDDIRYCPYHPDGIKEPYRQISECRKPAPGMILDLLRVWEVRKEASVLIGDKESDMKAAESAGICNMLFSGGNLHDFVQSFVSPVSLIDD
- a CDS encoding NAD-dependent epimerase/dehydratase family protein; translation: MKVAFLGHTGLIGAAVYHRIVHEHPVLTCGRGNAHDRHVDLSDPDSIAALDLDGSSTLVHCSGIVDEDFLDAGRAFRQATQGMAALVKKAKSAGVKRFAYVSSAHIYGPFYGTINETTPPNPLHDYAIAHFASEQILRRAASSDFCVLVLRPCAVFGIPPDTSRFRRWALIPFGFPREAVVKGTITLASRGLQRRNFVGAQDIASVVHGWLHQHEDPLPFSAVNPIGKDSMSVLAFAELCAQVAERVTGRPCRVIRPDGPDPDPDSFEYTSIYPQDFAKADLAKTLEQWIRILHAATISQAQKERT
- the rfbG gene encoding CDP-glucose 4,6-dehydratase — encoded protein: MAKGQCTMENLEVSRLPAQDFWSSQRVFLTGHSGFKGAWLSLWLEKMGAEVYGLSLPPLSQPNLFELLSPFQKSASEFGDIRDRNVVRHAIKSFQPTIAIHMAAQPLVRRSYRDPLETFAVNVMGTANFLESLRGTPGLKAVLIITTDKVYRNTSTGKPFSENDPLGGHDPYSASKAAAELVTASWTHSYFTDLGVEVATARAGNVIGGGDWSEDRLIPDVWRAVMTGRPVELRYPNATRPWQHVLEPLAGYLVFLEALSSGNKDLPKALNFGPSAGDELTVSQVADIMARSLGASHGWVASKDPVFAEMPVLSLDASLATASLHWRPALTAHKALEWTAEWYRRVNAGENAREVSLEQIQRYIERA